The DNA sequence CGCGCCACTGTGTCGCACCCCTGTCGCGAGGCACACCAACATGGTACTCATGAATATGAGTAATCACCTTCATGAGTAGCGCATGAGTAGCAGGAGCGTGAGCCAGGCATGACCACTGCCGACCGATCCAGCACCGCCGACCGATTCCGCGCCGCCGTCGACAGCCGCGATCTGGCGGCCCTGGACGACCTGTTCACCGAGGACATCCGCTTCTACAGTCCCGTCAAGTTCACTCCCTTCGAAGGCAAACCGATGGTGCTCCGCCTCTTCGGCGTGCTGCTGCGCACCTTCCACGACTTCCGCTACATCGGTGACCACACGGGCACCGCGCAGACCAGCGCCGACGGCACCCCGGCCCCGTCGGCGGTGCTGCTTTTCCGCGCCAGGGCGGGCGGCAAGGAGATCCACGGGATCGACCTGCTGCACTTCGACGAGGACGGCAGGATCAAGGAGTTCACCGTCATGGTCCGCCCCCAGTCCGCCGTCCTCGCGCTCGGCGAAGCGGTCCACGCCGGCCTGGTCGCGGAGGCCGGTCCGGGGGCGGATGCCGGCCGGTAGGTCCGCGCGCCGGACGGCCTAGACGACCCGGAAGTTCCCCATCATCGCCATGTCCTCGTGTTCGAGGTTGTGGCAGTGCAGCATGTACCGCCCCCGGTAGCCGGCGAACCGCACCAGCACCTCCACCACCTCGTACGGGCGGACGTCCACCGTGTCCTTCCAGCCGGCGTCCGAGGCGGCGGGCGGTCTGCCGCCGCGTGCCGCGACCTGGAACTGGGCGAGGTGGACGTGGACGGGGTGGTGGAAGTCGCTGCTGAAGCGCCAGCGTTCCACCGTGCCCAGGCGCGGTGCCGCCAGGTCGGTCCGGGGGTCGAAGGGGCGGCCGTTGACGGTCCAGAGCGCACGGTCCTCGCCCGCGTTCGTGCGGCGGAAGTCGAAGGCGCGTACCGGCATGTCCGCGCTCGGTGCCAGGTGTTCGTAGGAGGCGGCGAGGCGGGGAGGGACGCGGCTGTCGTCGCGGCCCCCCGCGCAGGACGTCGAAGCGCATGACGTCCCGCATGCCGCCCCGGGCCGCCGTGTTGCGCAAGGTGACGCGCGTGCCGAGCGGGTGGCCGCCGAAGTCGACGACGACGTCGGCCCGTTCGCCGGGGGCCAGGGTGACGGTCCGCAGCGGTCGCGGCGCGGGGAGGAGGCCGCCGTCGCTGCCGACCTGGAGGAACTCCGCGCGGGGCCCCTGGCCGGCCTCCAGAGTGAGCTGGTAGCGGCGGGCGTTGGAGGCGTTGAGGAGGCGGAAGCGGTGGCGGGTGGCGGACACCTCCAGGACGGGCCAGGGCGCGCCGTTGACGAGCTGGACGTCGCCGAGCACCCCGTCCGGGAAGGCGTCGTGGACGCGGCCGGGGCCCGGGTAGCGGAAGGAGCCGTCCTCCTCGAACGAGCGGTCGCACAGCATCAACGGGATGTCGCGGTCGCCGCCGGGCAGCGGAAGCCGGTCCTCCTCCTCGTCGTGGACGAGGAAGAAGCCCGCCAGGCCGCGCCAGACCTGTGGGGCGCTGAAGTCCATGCGGTGGTCGTGGTACCAGAGCGTCGCGGCCCGCTGCGGCAGCGGGTAGGCATAGTCGCGGTACCCGACGGCGACGCGGCCGTCCGGCACATCGCCCGCCATGCCGTCGTGGGTCCGGGTCCCACGGATCCGCGTCCCGCGCACCCGGCCCGGTGCGCAGCCGGCCGGGAGGAGCAGGTCGGTGGGATAGCCGTCCGACTCCGGCGGGGTGATGCCGCCGTGCAGGTGCGTCACCGTCGGAACGCCGAGGCCGTTGCGCACCCGGAGCACCGCCCCGCGCCCCGAGCGGGCGGTGAACGTCGGACCGGGGAAGATCCCGTCGTACCCCCACACCGTCGTCCTGCGGCCGGGCAGAATCTCGACGCGGCCCTCGCGCTGCTCCACCTCGTAGACGTCCGTCCCCCGCTCGCGGCGCGCGGGCCGGGCCACGGGCGGTACGGGCAGGGGGACGCCGAAGGGCTGCGGCGGCGGGCCCGCGCTCACCAGCACCCGGCCGGTCGACGCGCCTGCCAGCCGGGACCAGCCCGCCGCCCCCACGGTCACCGCCGCACCGGCACCGGCCGTCAGTCCCAGCACCCCGCGTCGGCTCAGGAGCCTCATCCAGCCACCTCCGTCACGGTGACGGCGGGGGTGACACGGTGCGAGAACGCCCAGTACGCCAGGGCCGTAGAGCAGCCGAAGACGGCCATGCCCAGCGGCATGTGTCCGGCCAGCGCACGCGCCTCGCCGAGCCCCCGCTGCACACCCACCAGCACCACCAGCCCCGCGCTCACCGCCGCCGGCCAGCCGGGGGCGCGCAGCCACCGCCACACCACCAGGGCGGCGACCGTCTCGACGACGGTCAGGGCACTCAGCACACCCGCGTTGGCGGCGTGCCAGGCGAGCAGGTCCAGGTCGCCGGTGACGAAGAGGCCGGCCAGGGCGGCCTGGACGAGCGTGTCCAGCAGCACCGCCACGGCTGCGGCTCGCAGCACGCGCATCGGCCACACGCGCCCCGGCCGGACGCGCCCCGGCCGCACGCACGCAGACCGCACCCGCATGAACCCCCACCGTAGAGGCCGTCCGCCGCTCACCGGCCCGCCCCGGCGGCCAGCGCCCGCTCGTACGCCTCGAAGCCGTCCTCGACGCCCAGGAACACCTCGCCGAACGTCAGGTACCCCTCGGCGATGACCGGCGTGTCCCGCAGCGCCTCGACCAGGAAGTAGTAGGCGCCCAGGTCGTCGGTCTCCAGCACGGTGAAGTCCGAGAAGCGGCCGTTGAACGCCTCGGCGTCGAAGAAGCGGGCCCGGACCCGGTCCGCGTAGGCGGCGAAGACGGGCTCCAGGTGCGCGGCGCGCATCGCGTTGCGCTGTTCACGCGAGAGGGCCAGCCAGCGCGGGGTGACCGTGTAGGTGAGGACGATGCCGTACTTCATTCCAGACTCCCCCGAGGAGACAGACAGCTCACTGCTAACACCGTTAACTTTCCGGGAGAAGGTAAAGTTACAGGTGTTCACATTGTCAAGCGGGAAGGCGGGCCGAGCCCGATGACCAGCAATGCGGGAACGCGCACCGGCCGCCGCCACCGGGTGCGCGAGGAGGCGCTGGCGGAGATCCTGCGCACGGGCCGGCGGCTGCTGGTCGACGAGGGGCCGGGGGCCGTCACCCTGCGGGCCATCGCCCGCGAGATGGGCATGACCGCGCCCGGCCTCTACCGGTACTACGCCGGCCACCGCGATCTGATCCAGGCCCTGGCCTCGTCCCTCTACGACGAACTCGCCACCGCCCTGGCCGCCGCCCGCGACCGCCACCCGGACACCGCGCCTGGGCGGCAACTACGCGCGGCAGCCCGTGAGTTGCGACGCTGGGCGCTCGCCCACCCCCGCGAGTTCGGGCTGCTGTTCGCCAAGCCGGACGCGGACGCGGACACCACGCCCGGGACCGCCGCCCACGACTCCGGCTGGCGCTTCGGCGGCGTCCTCCTCGGCCTCATGGTCCGGCTGTGGCGCGACGGAACGATCCGCCCGCCCGCCGGCCTCGATCCGGCGTGGACGGCGCAGCTGGAGGAGGTCCGCGAGCACCTCGACGGCGAGCCGGTGCCGTTGGACGTCATCTACGTCTTCGTCGCCTGCTGGGCGCGCCTGTACGGGACGGTCGCCGTCGAGGTCTTCGGGCACCTCGACTTCGCCCTCACCGACCCCGAGCCCCTCTTCGAGCGCACCCTCGACGACATCCTGACCGCTCTGGGCGTCACGGACGCACGGTGATCGGCTGATTGGCCGAGCGGCCGAGCGGCCAAACAGCTGAGCGACTGAGCGCGGTCGGCCGCCAAGACCGCCGGCCGCTTTCCGGATCGACCTCTACCGGCACGGGATCTCCCGCCCGAAGTCCCGGCAAACCCTCGGCGAACCCTCGGCACCTCACCTCAACCACCAGCCAAGGCGACAATTCACCCCTTGTAGGCACTCTGCGGGTACGCCATGATCACCCCATTGGTGCCCTTCGCCCCTCAGACGGTGTGAAGTGCCCGAAACACCGCCCCGGCACGGGACTTCGCGTCCGGGGGTCCTTCGCTGTTGAGGAGTGGTGGGCAGCATGCCCGGTGCAGAAATAGCGAGAACACGTCCCGGCGGGCGCAGACGCCACAGACGCCTGCGCGGCACTTGCCTCCTTGCGTTCGCCTTGGCGATGGCGTTGCTGATGACCGGATCCGCGGAACCCGCCATGGCGGAGGGGCCCACCAAGGGACCCGGTGAGGCGTGCGGCGCACACGCCACGTCCTTCACCGTCGAACAGAACGCGCCCGTGACGCTCCGTATGGGCTGTGCCCGCGATGCCGGGATGCTCGGGAAGCTGGGAAAGGACGATGGCGACCTGATCATCGCCCTTGATTTCCACGTTCCCCCCGAGCAACAGGATCAGTTGGACCAGGTCAAGTCGGACTGGACGGGCTCGATACGCGCCGACCAGGACGCGGGCATGACCGTGGGCGAGTCGCTGGCCAAGCGGCTCCAGCAGCACAGCGTGGGGATCTATCCCCCCAAGGACTGGAGCACCGCCGGCCTCGACGGGCGCGTGGTCTCCGTCGACAACAGCCTCGTGTTCGTGGTCGCCAAGGACAAGGTCGGTACCACGGCGAACGCTTGGCAGAAGTGGATAGCCAGTGGTGTCGCTCTCGCCGTCACCATCGTCTCCGGAGCCGCGTGCCTGCTCGCGTTCAACGTGGGGGCTCCGGCGGCGGCTCCGGTGTGCGGGGCGGTGAGCGGGGCGATGGGCGCACTCGTCGGTGAGCTGATGAACGCCTATTTCGACAACCGTTCGCTCGGCGACGCCGACGTGTGGGCGGAGGCGCTGGCCGTCGCGATGTGGGGCGGCGTCAGCGGCGGCCTCGGCGGCCAGTTGCTGAAATGGGCTGCCTCGGGCACCACCTCCGTGATAGCGAATGCTCAGACGAGCCTGCGGAGCTGGGCGACGACGCTGGGGAACCTGGGCAATCCCCTCGGGTTCATGGCCGACCGCCTCAAGGGTATGGGGCCGAACCTGTACGAGTCCCTGCAAAGGCTTTCCCGCGGTGTCGGCCAGTCCAAGGTGCCGCTGAAGGTCATGGTGGTGGGCGATTCGATGTCCCAGGGCTATGAAGGTGACTGGACCTGGCGCTACCGCCTGTGGGAATGGTTCAAGAAGGAGCGCATCGACGTCGATTTCGTCGGCCCGTACGAGGGGACCCGGCCGCAGGAGGCCCCCAAGCCTCCGTCCGCGCCGCCCCTTCAGGGGGAAGCCCCGCCACCGGCCGACAGCACTCCCGTCACCTCGGGCGGGTACGCGGCCGGGGTCGCGCCGGACTTCGACACCGACCACTTCGCGGTCTGGGGCCGGCAGGCGGCGCAGGACAAGAAGCTGATCGCCGAACAGGTGGCGAAGTACCAGCCCGACCTGCTGCTGGTGGGGCTCGGGTTCAACGACATGGGCTGGTTCGTCAGCGGCCCGGAAGGCACGCTGGACAGTATGCGGACGCTGGTCGAGCAGGCCCGCGCCGTCAAACCGGACCTCAAATTCGCCCTGGCCAACGTTCCGCAGCGGAAGTTCATCGGCGGCCGCGACGACCTGCCCGTCAACACCACGAAGTACAACGGAATGCTCGCGGACGCGATCCCGAAGTGGAGTACCGTCAAGTCCCCCGTGGCCCTGGTCGACTGGGCCCGCAACTACAGCTGCGACAGGGACGTCTGCCATGCCGGTTACGACGGGCTGCACCCCAACGCCCTGGGCGAATACCAAATCGCCCAGGCATTCGTACGCACCTTGCACGACAGCTACGGCCTCGGCAGAGAACTGGTCAGCTTCCCCAAGGACATCCCCGAACGGCCGGCGCTCGCGCCGGGCACGATCTGGATCGACTCTGGACCGAGCGGCATCACTCTGAAATGGAAACCGGTCTACGGTGCCCGCGGTTACACCGTCCGGCACCGGATCAAGGGCTCCGGCACCTGGAACGAGACGCCGGTCAGAGCGGCCCGCTTCGACACCACCTGGACCCTCGACGGCTGGGAATGGGAATACCAGGTCCGCACCGACAACGCCGATGACGGGAAGTCGGGGTGGTCCGAGACGCTCAGCGCCACCGCGCACCCGAAGACCGCCGCGGCGCCCAAGGGGATTGTCACCCGCGCCACCGCCACCGGCGTGGACGTGTCCTGGGACGCGCCGACCGGCCCGTACACCGACACGATCGACCGGTACGAGATCATCACCTGGGACAGGGACACCCCCGGAGCGTTCATCAACAGCACCGCGGTCAGGGGGACGTCGGCGCACATCAACGGTTTGCACGAGGGCCACCACTACCTCGTCGCAGTGGTCACCTGGAACGCCGCCGGCGGCGGCATGCCGGGCGTCGCCCGTTCCGTCACCGTCGGCGCCGGGACACCACCGGCCCCCAGCGGATTGGAGGTCACCTCCACCGACGCCACCACCGTGCAGCTGACCTGGTCCGGGTCCGCCCAGGCCGCCGGCTACCGCGTCTGGGTCCGCAACATCAACGACGGCAGCCCGTCCAAGGCCGACGAGTACGTCACCACCGAGACCAGCCGGGGCATCGCCTTCCTGTTCCCCGGCGTCTGGAACTACGAATTCTGTGTCACCGCCGTCAACGGCGAAGCCGAGTCCGGCAAGTCCAACTGCGTGATCGCACCGCGGCCTCCGGCGACACTCAAGGGCGCGGCCGCGCCGACGGACGCCAAGAAGGGCAACCCGCTCTCCGCCCTGATCCGGGCCCCCCGGACACCGGCCGCCGCATCGGCCGGTTAGCCCCACCTGACGAGACGGCGGCAGGGGAACACCCCTGCCGCCCCTCGCCTGGGCACCCGGTCTCCGCGAGGCCCTTGTGGGCCTGGGCGAAGTGGTTCTCCCGGGCCCTGCCCGGCCGCACCCACGACCTGACCGCGGCCCGCGCCCATGGCATCATCGAAGCCTGCCTGACCAGGGAGATCCTCGTCCTGGCCGACCGCTCCTACCAGGGCGCCGGCGCAACCGTGCGCACCCCGTACTACGGACACCGCGAACTCCCGGACCACTACCAGCGGTTCAACCGCGTACACGCCAGACCGCGATCCCCCGGCGAACGAAACCTGGCGCACCCTCCGACGGGCCCGATGCTCCACCAACCGCATCAGTCGCATCGTGGCCGCCGTCCACACCCTCCTGAACTACAACTACTCAGGATGAAAGACGTTCAGTGATCCGCTGGAACCGCACGCCCGGCAGGACGCGCACACTCAGGTGCCGGGCCTGCGGGGAAGGGACCGGGGCGCGAGCCCCCCCACGGAGCCGCCACCGGCTCGCCGGGGACGGCGTGCGGGCGGTGCGGTGTCGAGGCCATCTGAGAACGCCGGGCGCCGCCTCGGTCGGAGCCCGGATGCCGGAACTCTCCGGTCTCTCCTGGGACGTTGAAAGCCGTGCAGGCGCCCTCTGACCTGGGCTGATCGAGGAAGCAGGGACAGGCACGGGCAATCGCGATGAGGGCACCGCGTTCACCTTTACCGTTCACCGGTCCGGCGATCATGGACACCTGTGAAACACGGTTGCCGTCCGTTCACCAGTAGGCGATTCCGTTGTTCTCGATCGTCGCCTTGCAGCCAAGACCCTGGTGGTTGTTGAAGTCGATCACGACAGGTGGACTGGATATACCCTCGTACCAATACTGAATCGTATGGATTCTATGATCCCTGGCGGGTGCCACCTTGTTGTTCACGTCTTTTACGCTTTTGCCACCATTTTTTGACCAGAACTCGGTGCCGTCCCAGAAGTCTTTGTGATAGAGGGGCGTCCTGTCGCCGAAGCCTGGCCGGGTCCACCCCATGCCTTTCTTCAAAACTTTTCCATTGTTCCAGAACCAGCCGATCTGATACTCCTTCGGCATGGTTATGATCACCTCCGTTCCCTGCGGAAGGGCGAACTCGGAATCACGCGGAGGCGGCTTGAGCCTCACTTCGCGGTACCAAATTCTCTCCAAGTCACCGAACGTTCCGACCGAACAGTCGGCCTTGGTGATGACCGGCAGCGGAAGAGTCGGCACCAAAAGGTAGGACGCCGACCTCTTGATGTGTTCCGCGTTTTCTACTTTGCGACTGAAACACCTGTTCCTGAATGCATCGTAGTTCCAGTACCAGAGTTTTGCGTAAAAGAGATTATCCCTGTTCTGCACCCAAAAGAATCTCATGTCCTCATCGGTGTCCTTCAATTTCTTGTAGTCCCACCTGGTGGCATGGTCCCGACTGGTGAGCACGATGGGGGCGCCCTCGCTCGCCGGATTCCGGGTAAACGGGTGCTCCTTCACCGCAGGGGCCATTGAGCGAATGATGAAGTCGCCTGTCCCCTTGGTGATCTTGTCCATGCGCCATATCTGGTGCGGGCGGGCCGCCACTTGCTGCAGGCCGACTTCGCCCTTCGCGGTTATGGAAAGCGTGTTGTCTTCCTTGTCGCCCTGAACGGCGGGAACGAGCATGTAGTAGGGGGTGTGTTTGCTGTATACCATTACCGGCCACCTTTGCGGATCGTCGAACGAGCAGTTCCTTATCCCTCAGAATGCATCCTTTTGGCGGCGTACGCGCGGTGGGTAGGCCCTACGGATGACGCCTCGATCGTGAGACCCGCGCCGGGCAGCCGGGCTGTCGGGCGAGCTGTGTAAGCAACGGTTACCATCGCTGCTCGACATTCCGACCGGCAGTTGTTTCAAGGCCGTCACTGAACGTCTTTCATCCTGAGTAGTTGCAGTTCAGGAGGGTGTGGACGGCGGCCACGATGCGACTGATGCGGTTGGTGGAGCATCGGGCCCGTCGGA is a window from the Streptomyces mobaraensis genome containing:
- a CDS encoding nuclear transport factor 2 family protein — its product is MTTADRSSTADRFRAAVDSRDLAALDDLFTEDIRFYSPVKFTPFEGKPMVLRLFGVLLRTFHDFRYIGDHTGTAQTSADGTPAPSAVLLFRARAGGKEIHGIDLLHFDEDGRIKEFTVMVRPQSAVLALGEAVHAGLVAEAGPGADAGR
- a CDS encoding multicopper oxidase domain-containing protein — its product is MPVRAFDFRRTNAGEDRALWTVNGRPFDPRTDLAAPRLGTVERWRFSSDFHHPVHVHLAQFQVAARGGRPPAASDAGWKDTVDVRPYEVVEVLVRFAGYRGRYMLHCHNLEHEDMAMMGNFRVV
- a CDS encoding darcynin family protein; amino-acid sequence: MKYGIVLTYTVTPRWLALSREQRNAMRAAHLEPVFAAYADRVRARFFDAEAFNGRFSDFTVLETDDLGAYYFLVEALRDTPVIAEGYLTFGEVFLGVEDGFEAYERALAAGAGR
- a CDS encoding TetR/AcrR family transcriptional regulator: MTSNAGTRTGRRHRVREEALAEILRTGRRLLVDEGPGAVTLRAIAREMGMTAPGLYRYYAGHRDLIQALASSLYDELATALAAARDRHPDTAPGRQLRAAARELRRWALAHPREFGLLFAKPDADADTTPGTAAHDSGWRFGGVLLGLMVRLWRDGTIRPPAGLDPAWTAQLEEVREHLDGEPVPLDVIYVFVACWARLYGTVAVEVFGHLDFALTDPEPLFERTLDDILTALGVTDAR
- a CDS encoding fibronectin type III domain-containing protein, with the translated sequence MTGSAEPAMAEGPTKGPGEACGAHATSFTVEQNAPVTLRMGCARDAGMLGKLGKDDGDLIIALDFHVPPEQQDQLDQVKSDWTGSIRADQDAGMTVGESLAKRLQQHSVGIYPPKDWSTAGLDGRVVSVDNSLVFVVAKDKVGTTANAWQKWIASGVALAVTIVSGAACLLAFNVGAPAAAPVCGAVSGAMGALVGELMNAYFDNRSLGDADVWAEALAVAMWGGVSGGLGGQLLKWAASGTTSVIANAQTSLRSWATTLGNLGNPLGFMADRLKGMGPNLYESLQRLSRGVGQSKVPLKVMVVGDSMSQGYEGDWTWRYRLWEWFKKERIDVDFVGPYEGTRPQEAPKPPSAPPLQGEAPPPADSTPVTSGGYAAGVAPDFDTDHFAVWGRQAAQDKKLIAEQVAKYQPDLLLVGLGFNDMGWFVSGPEGTLDSMRTLVEQARAVKPDLKFALANVPQRKFIGGRDDLPVNTTKYNGMLADAIPKWSTVKSPVALVDWARNYSCDRDVCHAGYDGLHPNALGEYQIAQAFVRTLHDSYGLGRELVSFPKDIPERPALAPGTIWIDSGPSGITLKWKPVYGARGYTVRHRIKGSGTWNETPVRAARFDTTWTLDGWEWEYQVRTDNADDGKSGWSETLSATAHPKTAAAPKGIVTRATATGVDVSWDAPTGPYTDTIDRYEIITWDRDTPGAFINSTAVRGTSAHINGLHEGHHYLVAVVTWNAAGGGMPGVARSVTVGAGTPPAPSGLEVTSTDATTVQLTWSGSAQAAGYRVWVRNINDGSPSKADEYVTTETSRGIAFLFPGVWNYEFCVTAVNGEAESGKSNCVIAPRPPATLKGAAAPTDAKKGNPLSALIRAPRTPAAASAG